A section of the Bacillus spongiae genome encodes:
- a CDS encoding AraC family transcriptional regulator, with product MKEIATLHVPPSERLRKFIDCYWIWESNDEHHLTKLPRVLPNLNMEMIFYYYSPLICIDHKRVSSKLPTAHIAGIQKTHLDLYATGKIGIISVRFLPGTFHYFCNEVISNFTDNICSITDVWGDLGNELQDKIIEAETIKQRIDILEHYLLLLLERYYYHTANHKIQAYAVHKLMNSSRVRSIQTICNEVNISQRQLQRIFNESIGVNPKFFQKISTFVNASKKICLNKEIKYIDIVQESGYYDQAHFIKVFKQFSGINPLAILSSDFMSHFYNTKISSSSKM from the coding sequence GTGAAGGAAATTGCAACTTTACACGTACCTCCTTCAGAACGTTTAAGAAAGTTTATTGATTGCTATTGGATATGGGAATCTAATGACGAGCATCATCTAACCAAGTTACCTAGAGTATTACCTAATTTGAATATGGAAATGATTTTTTACTATTATTCCCCTCTTATTTGCATTGATCATAAAAGAGTTTCATCCAAACTTCCAACAGCACACATTGCTGGTATTCAAAAAACACATTTGGATTTATACGCCACAGGAAAAATTGGTATAATATCTGTTCGATTCCTACCTGGTACATTTCATTATTTCTGTAACGAGGTTATTTCTAATTTTACTGACAACATCTGCAGTATAACAGATGTTTGGGGAGATTTAGGAAATGAATTACAGGATAAAATTATTGAAGCTGAAACAATAAAACAGAGAATTGATATTTTAGAACACTATTTATTATTACTTTTGGAGCGATATTATTACCATACAGCTAATCATAAAATACAAGCTTACGCAGTACATAAACTAATGAACTCAAGTAGAGTGAGATCGATACAAACCATATGCAATGAAGTTAATATCAGTCAGAGACAATTACAAAGAATTTTTAATGAATCAATTGGCGTTAATCCGAAATTTTTTCAAAAAATATCGACATTTGTTAATGCATCAAAAAAAATATGTTTAAATAAAGAAATTAAATATATTGATATTGTCCAAGAAAGTGGTTATTATGATCAGGCTCATTTTATTAAGGTTTTCAAACAATTTTCTGGTATTAATCCTCTCGCTATCCTGTCTAGTGACTTTATGTCGCATTTTTACAATACGAAAATCTCCTCTTCATCTAAAATGTAA
- a CDS encoding DNA-binding protein, whose product MYIFESREKLADYFRNEVVNTTEASEILNCTRQNLYKLVKKEVLNPIKETPKDRFFWKADIYARKEQVENKKKS is encoded by the coding sequence ATGTACATCTTTGAATCAAGGGAAAAGCTGGCAGATTATTTTCGGAATGAAGTAGTCAATACTACAGAAGCATCAGAAATCTTGAACTGTACCAGGCAGAACCTTTATAAATTAGTTAAAAAAGAAGTATTGAATCCAATTAAAGAAACGCCTAAGGATCGCTTTTTCTGGAAAGCTGATATTTATGCAAGAAAAGAACAAGTAGAGAATAAGAAGAAATCGTAA
- a CDS encoding barstar family protein, which yields MNKNGDVVEILEQLYDDYCSGYSFLRLLGLTYITGIDSLPKIQQRDNWDESEFNRKREILNKVELIIINEAKRILSYFQEGLIKIVDENTYRDYRSEKDKVELTINCEELDIQRKSSVIIDVSNIKTSKELHLTLKESLEFPNFYGENWDAFWDSITGLVELPEKIEFVGWRILEINLPKDVAILKELLINYNNKSYGLKTVFIFN from the coding sequence ATGAATAAAAATGGTGATGTAGTAGAAATATTAGAGCAATTATATGATGATTATTGCAGTGGATATTCATTTCTTCGATTATTAGGGCTTACTTATATTACAGGGATTGATTCTCTTCCTAAAATCCAACAAAGAGATAATTGGGATGAGAGTGAATTTAATAGAAAAAGAGAAATACTAAATAAAGTTGAGCTAATTATTATAAATGAAGCAAAGCGAATATTGTCTTACTTTCAAGAAGGACTCATAAAGATAGTAGATGAAAATACTTATAGAGATTATCGAAGTGAAAAAGATAAAGTTGAACTGACAATTAATTGTGAGGAATTGGATATTCAAAGGAAATCATCTGTGATTATAGATGTATCAAATATAAAAACATCAAAAGAATTACATCTTACACTTAAAGAAAGTCTTGAATTTCCGAACTTCTACGGTGAAAATTGGGATGCTTTTTGGGATTCGATAACCGGATTAGTAGAATTGCCAGAGAAAATTGAATTCGTTGGGTGGAGAATTTTAGAAATAAACTTACCTAAGGATGTAGCAATACTTAAAGAGTTACTAATTAATTACAATAATAAAAGCTATGGGTTAAAAACTGTGTTCATATTTAATTAA
- a CDS encoding GNAT family N-acetyltransferase has product MDIVRPNQEELEQILALSPQAIFEGTLGEAEPTIEKAKQLVEPLLKKGSYYLIATENNVITGWILLGGSKDHFSDKALGFIYELFVIEEFRGKGISKQLIKTGVEQLKQEGYSEIRLSVFDGNQVIKTYESLGFKNRTITMSISL; this is encoded by the coding sequence ATGGACATAGTAAGACCGAATCAGGAAGAGCTTGAACAAATATTAGCACTATCTCCACAAGCGATATTTGAGGGAACTTTAGGTGAAGCAGAACCAACGATTGAAAAAGCAAAACAACTGGTAGAACCTCTCTTAAAGAAGGGAAGTTATTATTTAATAGCAACTGAAAATAATGTAATAACAGGGTGGATTCTTCTAGGAGGAAGTAAAGACCACTTTTCAGATAAGGCACTCGGATTTATTTATGAATTATTTGTTATAGAGGAATTCAGAGGTAAAGGTATTTCAAAACAATTGATTAAAACAGGTGTTGAACAATTGAAACAAGAGGGATACTCCGAAATTCGCTTAAGCGTATTTGATGGAAATCAAGTAATTAAGACATATGAAAGCCTAGGGTTTAAAAACAGAACAATTACTATGAGTATTTCGTTGTAA
- a CDS encoding N-acetyltransferase family protein — translation MNIRHVQREDYVQISPLINEWWGGRQMADMLPRLFFEHFTDTSFIAEKDGEIIGFLIGFVSQSHEKEAYIHFVGVHPKHRGVSVGNTLYTTFFEKVRGMGRNTIRCVTSPVNKGSIAYHRKMGFDVVKGDEEVDDVSVHTNYDGTNQGRVLFKKII, via the coding sequence TTGAATATTCGGCACGTACAAAGGGAGGATTACGTACAAATTTCTCCATTGATCAATGAATGGTGGGGAGGGAGGCAAATGGCGGATATGCTACCAAGATTGTTTTTCGAACATTTCACCGATACTAGCTTCATAGCCGAAAAGGATGGTGAAATAATTGGGTTTTTGATTGGCTTTGTGTCACAATCTCATGAAAAAGAAGCGTATATTCATTTTGTCGGTGTCCACCCAAAGCATAGAGGTGTATCAGTTGGAAATACCTTGTATACTACATTCTTTGAAAAAGTGAGAGGGATGGGAAGAAATACAATCCGTTGTGTCACGTCACCCGTAAACAAAGGATCGATTGCTTACCACCGTAAAATGGGGTTCGATGTAGTAAAAGGGGATGAGGAAGTAGATGACGTTTCAGTACATACAAATTATGACGGTACAAATCAAGGACGAGTTTTATTTAAAAAGATAATTTGA
- a CDS encoding DMT family transporter, with amino-acid sequence MMIGILFAIVAGSFVSLQNIFNSKVNEKVGSWSTTTFVLGLGFLASLTMGVLFEGKRFFLLQNMEPWYWLSGLIGVGVVSCLVQGIRLLGPTYAISIVLISQLVFALLLDSMGWLGLERIPLTPSQLIGALFIVCGIMVFKLVGKKEHQEAVNLS; translated from the coding sequence ATGATGATAGGAATATTATTTGCTATAGTTGCGGGTTCATTTGTGAGCTTGCAAAATATCTTTAATAGTAAAGTGAACGAAAAAGTAGGGTCTTGGTCAACGACGACATTTGTTTTAGGGTTAGGATTTTTAGCTTCCTTGACGATGGGCGTTTTGTTTGAGGGGAAACGTTTTTTTCTATTACAAAATATGGAGCCTTGGTACTGGTTAAGTGGCTTGATTGGTGTAGGTGTGGTTAGTTGTTTAGTACAAGGAATAAGATTGCTTGGCCCCACGTATGCCATCTCAATCGTGTTAATTTCACAGCTAGTATTTGCGTTACTACTTGATTCAATGGGGTGGTTAGGATTAGAAAGAATTCCATTGACGCCATCACAATTGATCGGTGCTTTGTTCATTGTCTGCGGTATAATGGTGTTTAAGTTAGTAGGGAAAAAGGAGCACCAAGAAGCTGTAAATTTATCGTAA
- a CDS encoding DUF6463 family protein, with protein sequence MELWKLSGVFLIATGIIHTIVGLTIGWGIIGEMIQEGLYNSVETQYDRNATVWFLFCGIYWIMIGQFFHFYIKEKNKPIPRFIGWHLFIITLIGLIISPISGFWLFIPQAIIIIMANSKRIIRMK encoded by the coding sequence ATGGAACTTTGGAAACTAAGTGGGGTATTCCTAATTGCTACAGGAATCATTCACACCATTGTAGGACTAACTATTGGATGGGGAATAATAGGGGAAATGATACAAGAAGGATTATATAATTCTGTAGAGACACAGTATGATCGTAATGCAACTGTTTGGTTTTTATTTTGTGGGATATATTGGATTATGATAGGTCAATTCTTTCATTTTTATATAAAAGAGAAAAACAAACCTATACCTAGGTTTATTGGATGGCACCTTTTTATTATTACGCTCATTGGATTGATAATCTCCCCTATATCTGGTTTTTGGTTATTTATACCACAAGCAATAATAATTATAATGGCAAATTCAAAACGGATCATTCGAATGAAGTAA
- a CDS encoding Crp/Fnr family transcriptional regulator: protein MKEINNQEMLNHYLHAHQIESVFNDRLKPYLSLYKMNEGELICSQGEPSDYLFVLVKGKVKIYTTSVEGKTLILSFKTPLDLIGDIEYIRETERMNTVEAVSPVYLIGIHYRWLRIHGKDDISLHKFLLEIITQKFYIKSNTLSFNLMYPVEVRLASYILSVSFDESNLQFEGKISTSSLADAADLLGTSYRHLNRVIQQFCLEGLIERSKGFITVKDKERLSERANENIYK from the coding sequence ATGAAAGAGATAAACAATCAGGAAATGTTGAATCATTATTTACATGCACATCAAATCGAATCGGTGTTTAATGACCGACTAAAACCGTACTTGTCTTTGTACAAAATGAATGAAGGCGAACTAATTTGTTCTCAAGGAGAACCTTCTGATTACTTGTTCGTACTAGTGAAAGGGAAGGTGAAAATCTATACGACATCGGTCGAAGGAAAAACGCTAATCCTTTCGTTTAAAACACCATTAGATTTAATTGGTGATATTGAATACATTCGTGAAACAGAGAGAATGAATACGGTGGAAGCCGTCTCCCCTGTTTATTTGATTGGCATTCATTATCGCTGGCTGAGGATACACGGTAAAGACGATATTTCGTTGCATAAATTTTTACTAGAAATTATAACGCAGAAGTTTTATATCAAATCAAATACGCTCAGTTTTAACCTAATGTACCCCGTAGAGGTGCGGCTGGCTAGCTACATTTTATCTGTTTCTTTTGATGAATCCAACCTACAGTTCGAGGGGAAAATCAGCACATCCAGTTTAGCTGATGCAGCCGATTTACTTGGAACGAGTTATAGGCATTTGAATCGAGTCATCCAACAATTTTGCTTAGAGGGTCTCATTGAGCGCTCGAAAGGATTTATTACAGTAAAAGACAAGGAACGATTAAGTGAACGGGCGAATGAAAATATTTATAAGTAA
- a CDS encoding DUF4272 domain-containing protein → MELNFIQIKEKSEEIIKEYGVTSNPNLPTIEYQGLRRSEDIISRVTVMAGMVYIAFQAPPAVIREWIHEQRLNQYMTEFEKNILEKDRLEVTPSELLKLKWYLESLWALVWVLDINTNFQPHEPVGNDLLNMVPDVKKKQDFTILQTNNLTRNIKEIYEQTDLYYRLHWYCVDSKLKGIKHFRFDEGTIKERRQALEWVISPKVEWEDIDLST, encoded by the coding sequence ATGGAACTTAATTTTATTCAAATAAAAGAAAAATCTGAAGAGATTATTAAAGAATATGGAGTAACTTCTAACCCAAACTTACCGACTATAGAATATCAAGGTTTACGCAGAAGTGAAGACATTATTAGTAGAGTAACAGTAATGGCTGGAATGGTTTATATTGCATTTCAAGCACCACCAGCTGTGATTAGAGAATGGATTCATGAACAACGCTTAAATCAATATATGACAGAGTTTGAGAAAAACATTTTAGAAAAAGATCGATTGGAAGTAACACCAAGTGAGTTATTGAAGTTGAAATGGTATCTAGAAAGCTTGTGGGCATTAGTTTGGGTATTAGATATAAATACCAATTTTCAGCCTCATGAACCAGTAGGAAATGACCTTCTTAACATGGTTCCTGATGTTAAGAAGAAACAAGATTTTACTATACTTCAAACCAATAATCTAACGAGAAACATTAAGGAAATTTATGAGCAAACTGATTTATATTATAGACTGCATTGGTATTGTGTAGATTCAAAATTAAAAGGGATTAAACACTTCAGGTTTGATGAAGGAACAATTAAAGAACGAAGACAAGCACTTGAGTGGGTTATTTCTCCTAAAGTAGAATGGGAAGATATAGATCTGAGTACATAA
- a CDS encoding ABC transporter permease subunit encodes MVKKIIKILLNLFIIIVSVVAFCHIPALLYKDIPFSDDFITFTQYELGFFPGHFFNKITETVSQLFNWQNITYIAEGTTVERKIFPYIVESYTYTLTLLFSALFVSLTLAIMFTILTFYLPNTVQKLLKQVVIFLEALPDIFVIFAIQLGVIWIYKHTNILVAEPFSLNSQKTYLLPIISLSIVPLIYLYKQSLLMFENELGKPYVELGVAKGLNKLYILIRHILPNILYSFFYNLKYMYLFLLSNMIILEFMFNIYGLLKFMTNHPTYEIIATGVLMLTFPLAIIFLTINALLPKGVVIYDQKAI; translated from the coding sequence ATGGTTAAAAAAATCATCAAAATACTACTAAATCTATTCATCATCATTGTAAGTGTAGTAGCATTTTGCCATATTCCAGCATTGCTCTATAAAGATATTCCCTTTTCAGACGATTTTATCACGTTCACTCAATATGAATTAGGCTTTTTTCCCGGTCATTTTTTTAACAAAATTACCGAGACTGTATCTCAACTGTTCAATTGGCAAAATATTACCTACATAGCAGAAGGTACAACGGTTGAAAGAAAGATTTTCCCCTACATAGTTGAATCGTATACCTATACACTTACTCTTTTATTTTCCGCTTTATTTGTCTCATTAACGCTTGCTATTATGTTTACCATCTTGACGTTTTATTTGCCGAATACCGTTCAGAAACTTTTAAAACAAGTAGTCATTTTCCTTGAAGCTCTCCCAGATATCTTCGTCATCTTTGCCATTCAACTTGGTGTTATTTGGATATATAAACATACGAATATATTAGTCGCAGAGCCCTTTTCTCTAAACAGTCAAAAAACGTATTTGCTGCCGATTATATCACTTTCTATTGTTCCATTAATTTACCTGTATAAACAATCACTTTTAATGTTTGAAAATGAGCTTGGAAAACCATACGTTGAATTGGGTGTAGCGAAAGGGTTAAATAAGCTGTATATCTTGATCAGACATATACTGCCGAATATACTCTATTCCTTTTTTTACAACTTGAAGTATATGTATTTATTCCTGCTCTCAAACATGATTATTCTCGAATTTATGTTTAATATTTATGGATTATTAAAGTTCATGACCAATCATCCAACGTATGAAATTATTGCAACAGGTGTCTTAATGTTAACGTTCCCGTTGGCGATTATCTTCTTAACTATCAATGCTTTGTTGCCGAAAGGAGTTGTCATTTATGATCAAAAAGCTATTTAG
- a CDS encoding GntR family transcriptional regulator: MHLSISLNSGVPIYMQIVEQVEKQILTGQLKEGELLPSIRNLAHNLKISVITTKRAYDELEKKGLVNSVAGKGTFVSMSNQKSIRDIKYRKLEIQLQEVISESKALGLSREELTDLFMNLYGEGDK, from the coding sequence ATGCATTTATCTATATCTCTAAATTCAGGCGTACCCATTTACATGCAAATTGTTGAGCAAGTAGAAAAGCAAATTCTTACTGGACAGCTAAAAGAAGGAGAACTTCTACCGTCAATTCGTAATCTTGCTCATAATTTAAAGATTAGTGTCATAACAACAAAAAGGGCCTATGACGAATTAGAGAAAAAAGGTCTAGTCAATTCTGTTGCAGGCAAAGGGACTTTTGTTTCAATGAGTAATCAGAAATCCATCAGAGATATCAAATATCGTAAATTGGAAATTCAATTACAAGAAGTGATTTCAGAAAGCAAAGCTTTAGGATTATCACGAGAAGAATTAACCGATCTGTTTATGAATTTGTATGGAGAGGGGGATAAATAA
- a CDS encoding DMT family transporter, with protein sequence MKGIIIAILGGAFITLQGVANARISEDIGTWQTATVTHLTGFIMTLFILVFMKDQTWKRVKHVKPLYLTGGTLGAIIIFSNVTAIQRIGVTLSIAALLIAQLSLTFIIEMNGWFGIKKKRMGQSQYIGIMMMIVGVVILIL encoded by the coding sequence ATGAAAGGAATTATAATAGCTATTTTAGGTGGAGCATTTATTACTTTACAGGGAGTAGCAAACGCTCGAATAAGTGAGGATATTGGTACTTGGCAAACGGCAACGGTTACTCATTTAACAGGGTTTATCATGACACTGTTCATTCTCGTGTTCATGAAAGACCAAACATGGAAAAGGGTTAAGCATGTAAAACCATTATATTTAACTGGTGGGACACTCGGAGCAATCATTATTTTTAGTAATGTTACCGCAATTCAGCGAATTGGCGTAACCTTATCAATTGCAGCCTTATTAATTGCACAGCTGAGTTTAACGTTCATTATTGAAATGAATGGGTGGTTTGGTATTAAGAAGAAAAGGATGGGTCAATCACAGTACATTGGGATTATGATGATGATTGTTGGTGTCGTCATTCTTATCTTATAA
- a CDS encoding ABC transporter permease: protein MIKKLFRNGSFLFGFFILFLLLLTSIVNTEYIKSDHVDASSESWMDKPSPPSWEHPFGTATGEDLFNLQLANTIPTIKLALFITFARMLISILLGFLYGVFYKRVRWLDMVIEGYNFVPATLLALILLFSSRYIVNDTMNSSAHWYFVAFVFIGVGILPLSQLIGKEVWLALQNDYIQSSKVLGARKRRIIFKHVIPSIRGKLFLMLSGQMIQVLTIMLHITVLGFKIPGWGHFIGENYYQLMLSPWIIFFPVLLYTLLIVAITFMSNGVRDCMDQEYMVRKSTALNVNKPITPIKQLNNMNV, encoded by the coding sequence ATGATCAAAAAGCTATTTAGAAATGGTTCCTTTCTGTTTGGTTTTTTTATATTATTCCTTTTGCTACTGACTAGTATTGTAAATACCGAATATATTAAATCAGATCATGTAGATGCTTCTTCTGAGTCATGGATGGACAAACCTTCACCGCCTTCATGGGAACACCCTTTTGGAACTGCGACTGGAGAAGACTTATTTAACCTTCAACTGGCTAACACGATCCCAACAATTAAATTAGCCTTGTTTATTACCTTTGCAAGAATGTTGATTTCAATTCTTCTCGGTTTCCTTTATGGCGTATTTTATAAAAGGGTAAGATGGTTAGATATGGTCATAGAAGGGTATAATTTCGTCCCAGCAACGTTACTAGCATTGATCTTGCTATTTAGTTCGCGATATATAGTTAATGATACGATGAATAGTAGTGCTCATTGGTATTTTGTCGCCTTTGTTTTTATTGGAGTCGGAATTCTTCCTTTGTCTCAGTTAATTGGGAAAGAGGTTTGGCTTGCGCTTCAAAATGATTATATTCAAAGTTCCAAGGTGTTAGGTGCAAGGAAAAGAAGAATAATATTTAAACATGTCATCCCTAGTATAAGAGGGAAATTATTTTTAATGTTAAGTGGACAAATGATTCAAGTATTAACGATAATGTTGCATATAACGGTGTTAGGCTTTAAAATTCCTGGGTGGGGCCATTTTATTGGGGAAAATTATTATCAACTCATGTTGTCCCCATGGATAATATTCTTTCCAGTATTACTTTATACCTTACTTATCGTAGCAATTACCTTTATGTCAAACGGCGTAAGAGATTGTATGGACCAAGAGTATATGGTGAGAAAATCAACGGCTCTAAATGTAAATAAACCAATAACACCAATTAAACAGTTAAACAACATGAATGTCTAG